The DNA sequence ATAGCTATTGCAGATTTGTTGTAACGATTATTATCAAAGATTGCAGGGAAATCAAGAAAATGAAAAGGTCTTACAATTTGAGTAATAAAATTTTTATTTATGTCTGTTTCAATAAGTATTTTTACTAAACCCGAATGGATGTAAACAAAATGTTTTGAGGTAGTTCCTTGCTTAAAGATAGTTTCTCCTGCTTTAAAGTGAACTTCTTCTCTGTTTTTATTTATTATCTGAAGCTCTTCTTTGTTTAATTTGCGAAAAAAACATTGCTCTTTTTGAGTACAGTTTTCACAATTAAATTTATTTTTAAAATCAAACATTCTTTTCCATTTATAATAAAAATTGAGATATCTCAATTTATTTTTGCAAAAACTCAATGTATTTTCTGTGATGTTATTTAAATAGATAAATACATTTGCACGGACAAAAGTAATCAAAAATGGATTCATTTCTGAAAGTATATGGAACAATATTGAAACGTGAGACCTTGTCTTGTTCAAAATTGACTCCTAATAAAAAGTATTTGATGTTAAAATCATCAGATCCATTTCCTGATTATTATTGCTCAGAGCTTGACCCTACTGATATAAATTGCAAAATTCCCACATATTATTTACCATACAAATCATTTGATTTAGTAAATGATGATAGGGTATTTCGTTTATGTTTAGAAACAAAAACAAAATTTGACATAGATATTTGTTCTACACAAATTACCTTAAATGAAAAATATCCCAATGCCTTTAGAATAAAGGGGGATAAGATTGAAAATAAAATTGATGATATTGTTGATTTTATTATGAATAGCAATGTTGAGTTTTATAAATCAAAGATAGTAAGTCCTTTTTTAAGTAAAATATATCTTAAAAGCGTTTTTAATCTAAAGGAACTTAAAAATAGTATTTTTCAAAATTCAGTTTGCAATGATATTTATTATTTCAAAATTTCTGAAAAGCTTGATTGGGCAATATTTGAAAAACTTATAACTTACCTTAGGTCAATTAATGATATTAATAATGTTGATTTTGCAATAGGTTATTGGTATGATGAACCTAAGTTTGTTGATTTTGTTAGGATTTATAGTAAAAATATAAAAACCAGTGAATTAATATCTTTGCAAGAAAAGTTTGAGGATATATATAATAATTATAAACAGAAAACTTTAATTTTTTAATAAAATATATTATTAGATGAATATAAAAAATATTTCAATATCATTTGTCATTTTGTTGATAGCTTGGTTTTTACTGAACGGTAATTTTGAAATTGTTACAGTAATTTCAGGAATAGTGATTTCTGCTCTATTAGCAATAGTATTTTGTAAACACTGCAACATTTTTTCCAGTATTAAATTTACTCCAAAAGCGTTTCTATATTTTATAATATATTTATTCGTTTTTATAGGAGAATTAATTAAGTCGAATTTGGATGTGGCTCGTAGGG is a window from the Bacteroidota bacterium genome containing:
- a CDS encoding Na+/H+ antiporter subunit E, which codes for MNIKNISISFVILLIAWFLLNGNFEIVTVISGIVISALLAIVFCKHCNIFSSIKFTPKAFLYFIIYLFVFIGELIKSNLDVARRVLTPSLPIKPGIVEVKTKLKSKIGRLVLANSITLTPGTLTIEMIDDKLFIHWINVESDDIDEATKQIVQKFENYLEVIYG